One Ignavibacterium album JCM 16511 genomic region harbors:
- the rsmD gene encoding 16S rRNA (guanine(966)-N(2))-methyltransferase RsmD, which translates to MRMRIISGYLKGRFFNVPQSKFIRPTTDRVRETLFNILNNLIDFEGIEVLDLYSGSGSLGFECISRGAKSVLFVEKNNMIYKNLTENIKSLEIEDKCSVVRSEAIVFTRKKSIKSFDLILADPPFFEYDIYNVVENLKQNGYMDKESMLIIERSIQTKEKDIENFKVEPFRIIGDACLYKITI; encoded by the coding sequence ATGAGAATGAGAATAATTTCCGGCTATTTGAAAGGAAGATTTTTTAATGTTCCTCAATCAAAATTTATAAGACCAACCACCGACAGAGTAAGAGAAACATTATTCAATATTCTAAATAACTTAATTGATTTTGAAGGAATCGAAGTTCTAGATTTGTATTCAGGTTCAGGTTCGCTTGGTTTCGAATGCATCAGTCGTGGAGCAAAATCAGTTCTTTTTGTAGAGAAGAATAATATGATTTATAAAAATCTCACTGAGAATATTAAATCACTTGAAATTGAAGACAAATGTTCTGTCGTTCGTTCCGAAGCCATTGTGTTCACAAGAAAAAAAAGTATTAAATCCTTTGATTTGATATTAGCTGATCCTCCTTTCTTTGAATACGATATTTATAATGTTGTTGAAAATCTGAAACAGAATGGTTATATGGATAAAGAAAGTATGTTGATTATTGAAAGATCAATCCAGACCAAAGAAAAAGATATTGAAAACTTTAAAGTCGAACCATTCAGAATAATTGGTGA